From a single Brassica oleracea var. oleracea cultivar TO1000 chromosome C5, BOL, whole genome shotgun sequence genomic region:
- the LOC106343457 gene encoding uncharacterized protein LOC106343457 codes for MDCSCRTRPSSLLISSEPSLRFPPSNLSLLVPKEAKLVKQQRMVVRSCSSGSAQNGDVDGFSLKPNKLFVQEAIGAEYGEGFETFRQDGPLKVDVDFWNEKLQDGFLQRIRYAMKPDEAYGLIFSWDNVVADTRSLKLDAWKQLAAEEGKEIAEENDIQRLMLYAGADHVLSKVLFWEKTQSKIDTLKLKLSEIYYDNLLRLTEPKEGLKDWLDAVTNARIPCAVVSNLDRKNMMNALERMGLQNYFQAVVSEEDGMESIAHRFLSAAVKLDRKPSKCVVFEDDPRGITAAHNCTMMAIGLIGAHRAYDLVQADLAVGNFYELSVINLRRLFANKGSTFMEHEKQIIEKSPPKRKLTIDTIF; via the exons ATGGACTGCTCATGCAGAACTCGCCCTTCCTCTCTCCTCATCTCTTCCGAACCGTCTCTTCGCTTCCCTCCCTCGAATCTCAGCTTACTG GTGCCCAAAGAAGCGAAGCTGGTGAAGCAGCAGCGAATGGTAGTGAGGAGTTGTTCTTCTGGGTCTGCTCAAAACGGCGACGTTGATGGGTTTTCTTTAAAGCCAAACAAACTCTTTGTGCAAGAG GCGATTGGAGCTGAGTATGGAGAAGGGTTTGAGACTTTTAGGCAGGATGGTCCTCTTAAAGTCGATGTG GATTTCTGGAATGAGAAACTGCAAGATGGGTTTCTTCAAAGGATACGTTACGCAATGAAACCAGATGAAGCCTATGGACTTATCTTCTCTTGGGACAATGTCGTG GCTGATACTCGAAGTTTGAAGTTGGATGCTTGGAAGCAGCTAGCTGCCGAAGAAG GAAAAGAAATTGCGGAGGAGAATGACATTCAAAGACTGATGCTTTATGCTGGCGCTGACCATGTGCTTAGTAAG GTCTTGTTTTGGGAAAAGACGCAAAGCAAGATCGATACATTGAAACTCAAGCTATCAGAAATATACTATGATAATCTTCTCAGG CTCACAGAACCAAAGGAAGGACTTAAAGATTGGCTCGACGCTGTCACAAATGCTCGCATTCCCTGTGCTGTTGTCTCAAATCTTGATCGAAAGAACATGATGAATGCTCTTGAACGGATGGGGCTTCAAAACTATTTCCAG GCTGTGGTTTCCGAGGAAGATGGTATGGAATCTATAGCTCATAGGTTTCTTTCTGCTGCTGTGAAG TTGGATAGAAAACCTTCCAAATGTGTTGTGTTTGAGGATGATCCAAGGGGTATAACAGCTGCTCATAACTGTACTATGATGGCGATTGGATTAATCGGTGCTCATAGAGC GTATGATCTGGTTCAGGCTGATCTTGCTGTTGGAAACTTTTACGAGCTATCAGTGATAAACCTCAGAAGGTTATTTGCAAACAAAGGCTCTACATTCATGGAGCACGAGAAGCAAATCATAGAAAAATCGCCGCCCAAAAGAAAGCTAACCATTGATACCATATTCTAA